One window from the genome of Anaerolineae bacterium encodes:
- the hemG gene encoding protoporphyrinogen oxidase encodes MSNPHPHTVIIGGGISGLSTAWYLEQGLRAAGSDLHYTLLEAGNRWGGKILTETVDGFGSQPFIVEGGPDSFITQKPWALALARELGIGDRVLGTNDSQRKTYVLNHGRPTPLPDGVLLIVPTRFMPFVRSSLISPLGKLRMGMDLFIPRRKDDSDETLADFIRRRLGQEALDKIAEPLLSGIYNAEAERQSLLATFPRFRALETQHGSLIKGMLAARRQASSKGSAPKLPLFTTFVGGTSELVDTLVARLNGDLRVNAPVTGIKAASGGRFLVELSTGPALEADVVVLAIPAYISAALVRNFAPEAASLLDSIRYVSTGTISLAYRTADIPNVLKGFGLVIPHSEKRPINAITISSTKFKQRAPEGYTLLRVFFGGSRSPESMAFDDSTLQQVVRSELRALLGIQAAPLFERIYRWHNGNPQYDINHLNLLESIETALPAGLYLTGSPYRGVGIPDCVHQAQQTAEQVVNFLVEHPASH; translated from the coding sequence ATGAGCAACCCACATCCACATACCGTGATTATTGGCGGAGGAATTTCCGGTCTGAGCACTGCCTGGTATCTTGAGCAGGGGCTGCGCGCCGCCGGATCTGACCTGCACTACACACTGCTTGAAGCAGGCAATAGATGGGGTGGCAAGATTCTCACTGAGACTGTTGACGGTTTTGGCTCACAGCCGTTCATTGTTGAGGGTGGTCCGGACTCCTTTATCACACAGAAACCATGGGCATTGGCGTTAGCGCGTGAATTGGGTATCGGTGACCGCGTACTGGGCACCAACGATTCACAACGCAAGACGTATGTGCTCAACCACGGGCGTCCGACTCCATTGCCGGATGGTGTACTGCTTATTGTGCCAACCCGGTTCATGCCGTTTGTCCGATCGTCGTTGATCTCGCCCCTGGGCAAACTGCGCATGGGGATGGATCTCTTTATCCCTCGCAGAAAAGACGACAGTGATGAAACCTTGGCTGATTTCATCAGGCGGCGGCTGGGACAAGAAGCGCTTGACAAGATTGCGGAACCCTTGCTGTCGGGCATCTACAACGCTGAAGCCGAGAGACAGAGTCTGCTGGCTACCTTCCCCCGCTTTCGAGCCCTGGAGACCCAACACGGTAGCCTGATCAAAGGCATGCTGGCCGCCCGCAGGCAAGCTTCTTCCAAAGGCTCCGCGCCCAAGCTGCCGCTCTTCACCACGTTTGTGGGAGGTACTTCAGAACTCGTCGATACACTGGTGGCCCGTCTGAATGGAGATCTGCGCGTTAATGCGCCCGTAACCGGGATCAAAGCGGCATCCGGAGGGAGATTCCTCGTTGAGTTAAGCACCGGTCCTGCGCTTGAGGCAGACGTCGTAGTCCTTGCCATCCCGGCCTACATAAGCGCCGCGCTTGTACGCAACTTCGCGCCGGAAGCCGCTTCCCTGCTGGACTCAATCCGCTACGTCAGCACGGGAACGATTTCGCTCGCTTATCGCACCGCGGACATCCCGAACGTTTTGAAGGGCTTTGGGCTGGTCATCCCCCACAGCGAGAAGCGCCCCATCAATGCCATAACGATCAGTTCAACAAAGTTCAAACAACGCGCGCCTGAGGGCTACACCCTGCTGCGTGTGTTCTTTGGCGGTTCGCGTAGCCCGGAGTCGATGGCGTTCGATGATAGCACGCTGCAGCAGGTTGTTCGCTCTGAACTCCGCGCGTTGTTAGGCATACAAGCAGCGCCGCTATTCGAACGCATCTACCGCTGGCACAACGGAAACCCGCAATACGACATCAACCATCTAAATCTGCTGGAGTCCATCGAAACGGCACTCCCGGCCGGGCTGTATCTGACCGGCAGCCCGTATCGCGGTGTAGGAATCCCGGACTGCGTCCATCAGGCCCAGCAAACGGCTGAACAAGTAGTCAACTTCCTTGTGGAACACCCGGCCAGCCACTAG
- a CDS encoding Rieske 2Fe-2S domain-containing protein encodes MSSSLHRPIPNRPQSSATTQKRGSSLIKRQYVRFAFYKTDPLWRRLSPEKQAEQKQELLKTIRSFGRRMLLRPYSLMGTRADAELLLWQIAESIEPFQALATAIMSTRMGGYLHLTHSYLSQTKRSIYEIRDNPDEDAERLVIQPSEAKYLFVYPFVKTRPWYRLTLPARQDMMDEHIQVGRKYPAVKLNTTYSFGLDDQEFVVAFETDEPSDFLDLVQDLRETEASLYTLRDTPLFTCVRVALDEALDALGGPPIAVAQEPDRPHSESEIEVCLLEDLPPGERKLVYLDGQQIAVFNVNGTLYAITNRCTHARGPLSEGTVETNDEGCSVICPWHYARFDLASGQVIDGVASMGVATYRVEVREGVIWVGTAVRNSASKRDQP; translated from the coding sequence GTGTCGTCAAGCCTGCACCGTCCCATACCCAACCGGCCACAATCCTCCGCCACGACCCAGAAACGCGGTTCATCCCTGATCAAGCGCCAGTATGTGCGTTTCGCCTTCTACAAGACCGATCCCCTCTGGCGGCGGTTATCACCCGAGAAACAAGCGGAACAAAAACAGGAATTGCTGAAGACGATCCGCAGTTTTGGCCGTCGAATGCTGCTGCGTCCTTACAGCCTGATGGGTACGCGGGCCGATGCGGAGCTTCTCCTGTGGCAAATTGCCGAGAGCATTGAGCCGTTTCAGGCGCTGGCCACCGCGATCATGAGCACGCGCATGGGCGGTTATCTCCATCTCACTCATTCGTACCTGTCTCAGACGAAACGCTCTATCTACGAAATCCGTGACAATCCGGATGAAGACGCCGAACGGTTGGTCATCCAGCCTAGCGAAGCCAAGTACCTATTTGTGTACCCATTCGTCAAGACGCGCCCCTGGTATCGGCTCACACTCCCCGCGCGCCAGGACATGATGGACGAGCATATTCAGGTCGGGCGCAAATATCCGGCGGTAAAGTTGAATACAACCTACTCCTTCGGGCTCGACGATCAGGAATTCGTTGTGGCCTTTGAGACCGATGAGCCTTCGGACTTCCTGGACCTCGTCCAGGACCTACGTGAAACCGAGGCCAGCCTCTATACCTTACGGGATACCCCCCTGTTCACCTGTGTGCGGGTGGCGCTTGACGAGGCGCTTGATGCGCTGGGCGGCCCGCCGATCGCCGTTGCTCAGGAACCCGACAGACCTCACAGCGAGAGCGAGATAGAGGTCTGTCTTCTGGAAGACCTTCCACCCGGTGAGCGCAAACTGGTGTATCTCGACGGACAGCAGATCGCGGTCTTCAATGTGAATGGCACGCTGTACGCAATCACTAATCGCTGCACCCATGCCCGCGGCCCGCTCAGTGAAGGCACAGTCGAAACAAACGACGAAGGCTGCTCAGTAATCTGCCCCTGGCACTACGCCCGCTTTGACCTCGCATCCGGGCAGGTCATCGACGGTGTAGCTAGTATGGGAGTCGCCACCTACCGGGTGGAAGTACGCGAAGGTGTGATCTGGGTTGGCACCGCTGTCCGTAACTCCGCCAGCAAACGAGATCAGCCATGA
- a CDS encoding ferrochelatase — protein MTDSHRDAPYDAVLIVAFGGPEGMEDVMPFLENVLAGRNVPHSRMLQVAEHYRLFNGISPLNSQMRALKATLQAELNTHGPHLPVYWGNRNWHPFLVETLRQMAQDGVRRALALFTSAYSSYSSCRQYREDIARAQAEVGPTAPQVDKLRVYYNHPGFIAPNIANLRDALEQIPLDRRKATRLVFTGHSLPIAMARYSAYEHQLREACRLVAGGVDIGEWDLVFQSRSGSPQTPWLGPDILDHMSVLRDQGAGDVIVHPIGFISDHMEVLYDLDVEARQHAQQLGLNMVRVATVGTHPMFISMIRELIEERLTPTAERRALGRYGPSHDVCPPDCCPAGETMRPRTEMPQ, from the coding sequence ATGACCGATAGCCATCGTGATGCCCCGTACGACGCCGTCTTGATCGTGGCATTTGGCGGCCCGGAAGGGATGGAGGACGTTATGCCCTTCCTGGAGAACGTTTTGGCCGGCCGCAACGTTCCCCACTCCCGCATGCTGCAGGTGGCCGAGCACTATCGCCTGTTTAACGGAATCAGCCCGCTCAACAGCCAGATGCGAGCCCTCAAAGCGACCCTGCAGGCCGAACTGAACACCCATGGCCCACATCTGCCGGTGTATTGGGGCAACCGGAATTGGCATCCCTTTCTGGTCGAGACCCTGCGCCAGATGGCCCAGGATGGCGTACGTCGGGCATTGGCGCTGTTTACCAGCGCGTATAGCAGCTACTCAAGCTGCCGGCAGTATCGCGAGGACATTGCCCGCGCTCAGGCGGAGGTCGGTCCCACTGCCCCGCAGGTGGATAAGCTGCGCGTCTACTACAACCACCCCGGTTTCATCGCGCCGAATATCGCCAATCTACGGGATGCGTTGGAGCAAATCCCCCTAGATCGGCGGAAGGCCACAAGACTTGTCTTTACCGGGCACAGCCTGCCAATCGCGATGGCACGCTATAGCGCCTATGAGCACCAGTTACGCGAGGCCTGCCGTCTTGTGGCAGGGGGCGTCGATATTGGAGAATGGGATCTGGTCTTCCAGAGCCGCAGCGGATCGCCCCAGACACCCTGGCTTGGGCCCGACATTCTCGATCATATGAGCGTCCTCCGCGATCAGGGCGCTGGTGATGTCATTGTGCATCCCATCGGGTTCATCTCCGATCATATGGAGGTTTTGTATGACCTGGATGTTGAAGCCCGCCAGCATGCGCAGCAACTCGGCCTCAACATGGTACGGGTTGCCACCGTCGGCACCCACCCCATGTTTATCTCCATGATTCGCGAGCTGATTGAGGAACGTCTGACACCGACCGCGGAGCGCCGGGCACTGGGTCGTTATGGTCCCAGTCACGACGTATGTCCACCAGATTGTTGTCCCGCGGGGGAGACCATGCGGCCTCGGACCGAAATGCCACAGTGA
- a CDS encoding radical SAM protein — protein MSLYPPPRLVFWETTAGCNLRCIHCRRITVADQLTPEDLTTEESFRLIDQIATVGKPILVLSGGEPLFRQDIFAIARYATDAGLTVALATNGTLINDGIAAKIKDSGVKRVSISFDGQDPATHDAFRGLPGSFDAAIRGTRALRAIGVPVQINTTVARHNEDQLEGMLQLAKDLDAAALHLFLLVPVGCGVEIAEDQMISAREYERVLNWLYDTEQAEPNLQLKATCAPHYFRVMRQRRAEENRLGLYRELPASHIRQVYGGHPGGHPVAGQDQLHAATKGCLAGTGVCFVSHRGEVFPCGYLPVEAGNVRREEFGIIWQSSALFQEMRDPDLLEGKCGICQFKTLCSGCRARAFGVTGNYLAEEPFCAYEPQTRQIVL, from the coding sequence ATGTCCCTCTATCCACCGCCGCGCCTAGTGTTCTGGGAGACAACTGCCGGGTGCAACTTGCGCTGCATTCATTGCCGCCGCATCACCGTCGCCGATCAGCTCACCCCGGAAGATCTGACAACAGAGGAATCCTTCCGTCTGATCGATCAAATTGCTACGGTCGGTAAGCCTATTTTGGTGCTCTCCGGTGGGGAGCCGCTCTTCCGCCAGGACATCTTTGCTATCGCCCGCTATGCCACCGACGCTGGCCTTACTGTTGCCCTGGCTACAAACGGAACTCTGATCAACGATGGTATCGCTGCGAAGATCAAAGACAGCGGCGTCAAGCGGGTCAGCATCTCGTTCGATGGTCAGGACCCAGCAACGCATGATGCCTTCCGTGGTCTGCCTGGCTCGTTCGATGCCGCCATCCGTGGAACGCGGGCCCTGCGCGCGATCGGCGTGCCCGTCCAGATCAACACCACAGTGGCGCGCCACAACGAAGACCAGCTTGAGGGAATGCTGCAACTCGCCAAAGATCTGGATGCCGCTGCGCTTCATCTTTTCCTGCTGGTTCCGGTTGGCTGTGGTGTGGAAATCGCGGAAGACCAGATGATTAGCGCCCGCGAATACGAACGAGTGCTCAACTGGCTGTATGACACCGAACAAGCCGAGCCGAATCTCCAGCTCAAAGCCACCTGCGCCCCCCACTATTTCCGCGTGATGCGCCAGCGCCGCGCCGAAGAAAACCGCCTAGGCCTCTATCGAGAACTGCCCGCCAGCCATATCCGGCAGGTCTATGGCGGACATCCGGGTGGGCATCCTGTAGCAGGCCAGGATCAGTTGCACGCGGCCACCAAAGGTTGCCTAGCCGGGACCGGCGTTTGCTTTGTTTCCCACCGGGGCGAGGTCTTTCCCTGCGGCTATCTGCCGGTGGAAGCAGGTAATGTGCGTCGGGAGGAATTTGGCATCATCTGGCAGAGCAGTGCGCTCTTTCAGGAAATGCGCGATCCTGACCTGCTGGAAGGGAAATGCGGCATCTGCCAGTTCAAGACGCTGTGCAGCGGTTGCCGTGCGCGCGCCTTTGGCGTCACCGGTAACTACCTGGCGGAAGAGCCGTTCTGCGCGTATGAGCCACAGACCCGCCAGATCGTGCTGTAG